In Pan paniscus chromosome Y, NHGRI_mPanPan1-v2.0_pri, whole genome shotgun sequence, the sequence atgcaggaaatgcatttcaaataaaaaaggagcttccacacttcacacacacacactggaagggcaataaattttcaaaagcaggaaataacaagtgtttgagaggatgtagataaattggagccctgaCACAATGTTATTTGGAATGAACAatataagaaatctatttgataaatccagaaaaagttacagtatctatatcctctagaggaatgttcatcctgCATAGAATGACCATAGTCTCAGTATGcctagcctctagatggtggagcataatccctagttTCTCGGGAACTTAGATGATTTCTctgtgcataagtttaagcaacaaattttaacttttcatcttCTAGTATCGAACacatgactaacttacaactttaaattaaaaggccaaacatctaaatagatatttctccaaataaaataggcaaatggccaaaaagcacaagggacagatactcatattcagtgattcagaaaatgcatttctttttgttttattatactttaagttctaggatacatgtgcatgatgagttaatgggtgcagaaaatgcatttcaaatccaaaatgagatatcatatttcacacacacagatgaatggcaataaattttcaaaagcaggaaataaaaagtgtttgagaggatgtagataaattggagccctgatacaatgttagttggaatgaacaatttaagaaatctatttgacaaatccagaaaaggtacagtacctaTATGCTCTAGAATAACTTTCATGCCGACgagaatgaccataatcatggTAAGCatggcctctagatggtggaggataatccctagtttctcgggaacttcgatgatttctgtatgcataagtttaagcaacaaatttaaattttctacttctAGTATCTGATatatgactaacttacaacttaaacaaaattaaaaggccaaacatctaaacagatatttctccaaataaaatgggcaaatgcccaaaaagcacatgggacagatactcatattcagtgattcagaaaatgcatttctttttttttattatactttaagttctagggtacatgtgcatgatgggttaataggtgcagaaaatgcatttcaaatccaaaatgagatatcatatttcacacacacagatgaatggcaatacattttcaaaagcaggaaataacaagtgtttgagaggatgtaggtaaattggagccctgatacaatgttagttggaacaaacaatttgagaaatctatttgacaaatccagaaaaaggtacagtacctatatcctctgGAATAAGTTTCATGCCGACGAGAATGACCACAGTCACGGTATGCatggcctctagatggtggagcataatccctagtttctcgggaacttcgatgatttctgtatgcataagtttaagcaacaaattttaaattttcaacttctagtatccgatatatgactaacttacaacttaaacaaaattaaaaggccaaacatctaaatagatatttctctaaataaaatgggcaaatgcccaagatgcacatgggacagatactcatattcagtgattcagaaaatgcatttttttttattatactttaagttctagggtacatgtgcatgatgaattaatgggtgcagaaaatgcatttcaaatccagaatgggatatcatatttcacacacacacactggaagggcaataaattttccaaagcaggaaataacaagtgtttgagaggatgtagataaattggagccctgatagaacgttagttggaatgaacaatttaagaaatctatttgacaaatccagaaaaaggtacagtacctatatcctctagaggaatgttcatcccgaTTAGAATGACCATTATCACAGTATGCatagcctctagatggtggagcataatccctcgTTTCTTGGCAACTTGGATGATTTCtgtgtgcataagtttaagcaacaaattttaaattttcaacttctagtatccaatacatgactaacttacaacttaaacaaaattaaaaggccaaacttCTAAAcagtttttccccaaataaaatcggcaaatgcccaaaaagcacatgggacagatactcatattcagtgatgcagaaaatgcatttctttttgttttattatactttaagttctaggacacaagtgcatgatgagttaatgggtgcagaaaatgcatttcaaatccaaaatgggATATCATATTTCAAACACACATTGGAATGGCAATAAACTTCAaacagcaggaaataacaagtgtttgagaggatgtagatcaATTGGAATGCTGATACAATGCTAGGTTGGAACGgaacatgatgcagctactatggagaaatgtggtggttcctcaagaaaacaaacatcatTATCATAGGACCATGCAATTCCACTCATATACACCCAGAACCGAATAGGCATACTCAAACAAATATTGGTGCGTAGAAATACTcgggtggaaacaacccagataaaataatgggttaataGCTTGTGGAAGGAGTGAAGTGCTATGATGTAAATGAACCTTCAGGACATCATGCAAAAGGAGAGGagacaaatacaaaaagtcatgTAGTGTTTGAGCACATTAACATTAAATACCCACAACAGGTTAAGTTCAGAGGCAGAACACTGACTGGTGTTATCTAGCagctgaggaaaaggagaaactggGAGGGACTGCTTAACTGGTAGTTGGAGTTTTAAtttggagtaatgaaaatgttctggaagtcGATGGAGGTAGTTGTTGCCTGGCACAGAACGTATTAAACACCACTTAACTGTTCaccttataatatttaattttgttatgtgaatttcatcaccacagaaaaaaaaatcaactgtgttttttaatttttcctttacccATCGTTAGTTGCATAACCATCATATCTTGGTGACATGCGATCATTTCTCCAGGAAGATATTGTCCCTCTGCGTGGAGGAACTCCATAATTCTCTCTTCTTTGTGACATGGGACCTTTAACATTCAAATGATGGAACATTACGTAAAGAACACCAAATCTGAAAcgctattttctcttctctcaaacaacttttttaaattatttcttctatgactCCATTCTTTGTTTCCTAAATTACTAGACAGACATGACACTGTGAATATTTCTCATGGCTTTGGATAATCCCATGGCTTCCACAAGGCCAGTTCTTCTAATGAAGCTGAAGGCAAACATTAATGCTTAGGTAAAAGTTCATTTGTAATGGTTAATAACTACTtagttcttattttccttttcatgtaaATTACTGATGACTGTGAGTGACACAGGGAAAACACGTAAAACCATCAAACTCttcactgattttaaagtttacatacaTTGTCCTTTCTCAGCCAAAGAAGGTAGATTTTCCAATATCATTCAGTCCAtctcacacacataaatacagctACCTTTAAATGACTCTATgctaaatgtttacataaaagTTCTTTATCTCTAACTGGTTGGCTCTATCTTAAATGTtgacaaatttaaatgtattagtgAAGATTTTCTAATGATGGTCAGGATTTGCTTTTACTGCAAAGAAAGCAATGCTATGCAAGGGGTCATTACAACATTGttgctatttcaaaatagaaagtttctCCTTTAATATATTCTTCACTTGCTATTCCTTAGAGGTCAGTGTTTCACATATGATACCTTCACTGGCTAATTTTCCAATGGAAATGTGTTGGCTTGGGTATCCTGAAGCCAATAAATACCTCCTTTCACCGATACTCTACgtatgaaatgtaaaattgaaaatggCAGTTTTTAACTTCCTCCATATGTGGATGGAGGactaagaaagaattttaatttgctcTGCTTAAACTTCCTTGctaagaacttttatttattgtcttattttcttctgctcagtCTGCAGTCTTACAATTCTCAAAAGTATTACTTGCATTCAACCCTACTGCTCACCTCATGTTGCTTAGTTCTAAATTCTCtcctcaaataatttcaaatcttaCACTAAGGACCTTGTGTTAATGTTTAAACATCCCGGTACAATCTCAATTACTGATTTACATACACCTATATTTCACAACTCTGCATTTCTGTGATATCCACTTAATTTAAGAATTTTGGACTCCTACGTGTCTACCTCTTgagccttaaatttatttttaaatcatatttaagcCCAATGACTCCTTGTCTGCTAAATGCTCTTGTAGTTCTTTTGAATCTTCATGCAAGCAGTGAGTATGCCTTGCACATACGCATTACTGAGGTCTCAGAAGCTGGATGGCCAGGCTTAGCGGCTCACACTGTGAGTGagtgtggaaggctgaggcagctggaccgCTTGAGCCCCGGGCTTTAACATCAGTTTTGACAATGTAGTCagatcctctctctacaaaaacataggaaaaaaatgtagctaggtgtgctgctgcatgcctgtagttgcagaaactcgggaggctgaaacagcagaattgcttgagcccaggaatttgaggctatagTAAGCCATCATCTCACAAATTTGAGGCTATGGTAAGCCGTCATCTCACATAGTGCACTCTCACGTagtaagagcaagactccaacccgGCAAAGTCACCGAACAAGCAATTTTTAGAATGGGACACCAGGGGACTTAGGAAATGGAAGAATTAATTACATCAAGAagcctaccatcaaagaatactgctaggaacttttagaaaaattaaggggAATTTTCTAGCCAACACAGGATTAAAAGGAATGTTGGCCTCACTCTAATCACTTCTTTGATCTGCAATGAGAAgctcaagtatttcttcaacaTAAATCTGAAATGTACCTAGTGAGATAGAAACTATAATAAAAGCTATCAATCAGCAATTATGCTCACGTATGTGTCACTTCCCTTTTGTTCAATGAACTTAAAGGTAAGCATTCAGGTAAAACGGCTCATTTTCAGTCATACAAAAACTACGGTCTTTCTGTCAGGTAGCATTTACCTTGGCTTCCCATCCAACTACTGCTTCTTGCCACAGCAGAAGGAGCAGATTTTTTCGGAGGAGGCCCTCCACTTCTTGAAGATGGACctcttttaactggagtgagtccCCTAGAATAACtcatcttgagatcaggagtgtaTCCACCATCTTCTGaatttcaaacaaaatctttttaGTTAACTAACATCACTGTTTCTTAAATGGCTAAGTTTTagttgtttacaaatattttctacattttataacaaattcaCATTTTGTCTAAACTAATAAAATTAGCATTCCTACATGGTATTAGTACACTTCAAGCAATAAAAGTTcatttagaaaatctagaaagaaactcAAGTATCATAATATATCGGTATGAGGGAGAGATGTGGGAAAATGGGGCGTGAACAGGGCAGAAACCTATcactaaaatatctaaatataataggcataaaaatattaaaagaaaaatgataactgACTGTTTATATCCTTCTGTAATGAGGAAAAATTTTCAAAGCACATCATAAAGATAAACTAATTTCCATTCAAAGAAACTCAAATATTTCCAATACCAAGAAGTCACATATCAGGAAAATACATTGTCTCTAAAATTTGTTAACACAAtatagaattcttaaaattcCCTTATGAGACACTAATTTTCAGATGAGACTATGCTGAATTTTAACAGTCTTTAAGAATTGCATATTCggtaatataaacatatttttttacaTCTACAAAAATGTAGATATATGCCAATTGCCAGGTGGTGTTACAGGttagaatttatatatacattctcGTCCGTGGCAGAGTATAATTGAACCTCACCCTCAAGATCAGTGGAGACAAAATAGCCATGAAGCTATGCATCTTAAACTGGAGCAAACACTGCAATTTCAACTTGAAAACAATCTCCAATTAATTACACGTCTGGTTATTAAAACTCCAAGTTAATTGTTAGAGTTTTGAAGGTTGGTTAATAGATAATACAACTTAACcaacaggtttatttatttatttattcagatgcACTCTTGCCCTATCACGCAggttggagtgccatggcataaccttggctcactgcagcttttgcctcccaggttcccgtgattctcctgcctcagcctcctgagtagctgggattacaggtgcacgccaccacgcccaggcaaatttttttgtatctttaggagagacagggtttcaccatgttggccaggctggtctggaaatcctgaccCCGTGGTCCACCTGCCCTGTACTCCCCAGGTGCTGaggtgacaggcgtgagccacctcgcccagcccatccaacagttttttttttcctttttttttaaatatatggtttgtttttcttttggatgtaaaGATGGACCCCTCATTTCTATTAAGTAAATCActcataaatatcattttcagtgACTCAGCCTCCAGCAAAGAAAGATTCATACATATCTGTGAAGCCGTGGTTTTTAGAACTTTCCAGAGTCACACactcttttcagaaattaaagttcTACATTTCTTCAATTGAAAATGCTTTATGGCAGGCCAATGTACAAACTCTCTGtatcaaaattacaaagcaaTACATTTGCATAGATGTTTCCACATGTagacacaagaaaacaaatactgcaaaATCAATCTTCAGTATTCAGTTACTTTTTCctgttggaaaattttaaatattacatcgTACTTTGATAATACAACTGACACGAAGTTCTGGGCCCTAAAGTAGAAAACTCTAaagtataatgaatataaatgggTTCTGCAGAAAACCGGTTGAGTACAGGCAATCAGCATTCACAAACACAACCCAGTTTCAAATGTGTGTTACTTCAGTGCAaacttactataattttaaaacaaatgttagaTATTAGTTCAATCATTCTTCTAATACGCCTTTAGTACTTAGAAATAAGTTTGCTTATTATCAATAAGCTAATTTTCTCTtcatacaggaaataaaaaaattgagaaatttcgATATCgtcaaacttattttc encodes:
- the LOC129395776 gene encoding RNA-binding motif protein, Y chromosome, family 1 member F/J-like isoform X2, which gives rise to MVEADHPGKLFIGGLNRETNEKMLKAVFGKHGPISEVLLIKDRTSKSRGFAFITFENPADAKNAAKDMNGKSLDGKAIKVEQAKKPSFQSDGRRRPPASSRTRSPSGSLRSARGSSGGTRGWLPSHEGHLEDGGYTPDLKMSYSRGLTPVKRGPSSRSGGPPPKKSAPSAVARSSSWMGSQGPMSQRRENYGVPPRRGTISSWRNDRMSPRYDGYATNDGNHPSCQETRDYAPPSRGYAYCDNGHSNRDEHSSRGYRNHRSSRETRDYAPPSRGHAYRDCGHSRRHETYSRGYRNHRSSRETRDYPPPSRGHAYHDYGHSRRHESYSRAYRNSPSSRETRDYTPPPRDYAYRDYGHSSWDEHSSRGYSYHDGYGEALGRDHSEHLRGSSYRDAFQRDVS